One window of the Pelmatolapia mariae isolate MD_Pm_ZW linkage group LG15, Pm_UMD_F_2, whole genome shotgun sequence genome contains the following:
- the LOC134643687 gene encoding photoreceptor outer segment membrane glycoprotein 2-like: MAVGKVTFTKVEREKLAEVLWLLNWISVVTGTILFGLGLFLRVEIHKWQEVMSEQGILYVPHMLITTGLAACCINFFGGKICLDCADTNKFLRWKLVMMPYIICTFFFTSCVLAGALMCYGIRSQMEESLFMGLRNAMRYYKDTDTPGRCNLKRTVDLLQIQFQCCGNTGYRDWFQIQWISSRYLDMSSSAVVDRMRSNVEGKYLMDGVPFSCCSTFSPWPCIQHHLSTSSTQDEQSQQLNLWRRGCRQALLDHYTGIMQSIGLTVLLIWLFELLVLTGVRYLQTAMENVLRLGDPESESDGWILENSLAETARSNFNIIKNLGKCYQVDDDPNINVPTAAAEEELPSQQVQVLVTS; encoded by the exons ATGGCAGTTGGGAAGGTGACATTTACCAAGGTGGAGAGAGAGAAGCTAGCTGAGGTTCTCTGGCTGCTTAATTGGATTTCTGTAGTGACAGGAACTATCCTCTTTGGCCTTGGCTTGTTCCTCAGAGTAGAGATTCACAAATGGCAAGAAGTGATGTCGGAGCAGGGAATCCTCTATGTGCCACATATGCTGATCACCACAGGACTAGCAGCCTGCTGCATCAACTTTTTTGGTGGCAAGATCTGCCTGGACTGTGCCGACACCAACAAGTTCCTGCGCTGGAAGCTGGTGATGATGCCGTACATCATATGCAccttcttcttcacctcttGCGTCCTGGCAGGGGCGCTCATGTGCTACGGCATTCGCAGCCAAATGGAGGAATCCCTGTTTATGGGCCTGAGGAATGCCATGCGATACTATAAAGACACAGACACTCCGGGCCGCTGCAACCTGAAGAGAACTGTGGACCTACTGCAGATCCAGTTCCAGTGCTGTGGGAACACAGGATACCGAGACTGGTTCCAGATCCAGTGGATCAGCAGCCGCTACCTGGACATGAGCAGCAGTGCTGTGGTAGA TCGTATGAGGAGTAATGTGGAGGGGAAGTACCTGATGGATGGTGTTCCCTTCAGCTGCTGCAGCACCTTCTCCCCTTGGCCCTGCATCCAGCACCATCTCAGCACCAGCTCGACCCAAGACGAGCAAAGCCAGCAGCTGAACCTGTGGAGGCGGGGCTGCCGACAGGCCCTGCTGGACCACTACACCGGCATCATGCAGTCGATCGGCCTCACCGTGCTGCTCATCTGGCTTTTTGAG CTGCTGGTTCTGACAGGTGTCCGTTATCTGCAGACAGCCATGGAGAACGTTCTCCGGCTGGGTGATCCAGAGTCGGAATCAGATGGTTGGATTTTGGAAAACAGCCTGGCAGAAACAGCCCGGtccaactttaacattattaaGAACCTGGGAAAGTGTTACCAGGTCGACGACGACCCAAACATCAACGTCCCGACTGCTGCTGCAGAGGAGGAACTGCCATCACAGCAGGTCCAGGTCCTCGTGACCAGCTAG